The Anguilla rostrata isolate EN2019 chromosome 2, ASM1855537v3, whole genome shotgun sequence genome contains the following window.
AGATCATCCAGAAGCTCAGGAAGCTGTAATAGTTATATACACCTGAAGCAACTGAAATATGGCGGAAATAATCCAACAACGGATTGAGGACAGGATTCCGGAATTAGAGCAGCTGGAAAGAGTGGGACTATTCACCAAAAATGAAGTCAAGTAAGTCATCTCGTTGGCTGAATTACCTGGCTAGCTATATTATCTGTGTTGCTGGAGGCAAAATAGGCATTACATGGCACGCGCCGCTAAGATACATTCTCTTTTAACTGTTTGCTTCATTTGCAAATAAGAGCTAGCTACCTAGTTTGTTGGCGGTTTGATGAAGTACTATCCTTCCCATCCGATGTTCTATCCCATCGCCGGAGCAGCGATAAAAGCGAAACgatctgtgtgtttcagggctaTGATTAAAAAAGCAACGGCCCTGGAATACAAGTTGCACAGAGTGACAATATGCAAAGAAGATTTCATCACATATATACAGGTGAGTGGTCTTGCAGAATGGACAGTTTTTGGCTACACGTAATTGCAAGTACGCTGTGTGATAATAGCTCTTAAACCTTAGTTTATGTTCTTGGTAGAAATGCAGAGTTGTTAGTAAATCACTAACCGCGGCACTGATATACCATGAACAAACGTATAACCTATTTTATAATAGACTGTGTTCACTAATTTCAGTTATGTCTTTCTTCCAGCATGAGATTAACGTCTTGGAGCTGATAAAGAAGAGAAGATCGGTAAACTAGCTTTCCGAGTTTATTATTGTACAGTGTTATCGGCTTGTGGAAAAAATGGTAACATGGGAACTGTGCAGAATGAAACATTAATCAGTTTGATTATATTATTTAGCTCCTGGATATGTAGGCGAGGTCACGCCGCAAAACGTAGTCTGGATCTCAAGGCGAGCAGTGCTGACAGTAGCCTATAAAACTTGCTAGGACCAATGACTACTTCATCGATTGTTTGGAAATGGTGCTatattgctttcttttgttAACAAAAAATAAGGTTTTCAAGATGGTGGACGGTTCTTATTTTTCATGTCTTTGACTTTCAGCGCATTGGTTACCATTTTAAGAGGGAAGAGATCGAATTGACCATCATGCAGAGAATAAACAACGTTTTCCGACGAGCAACTGCAAAGTGGAAGGTACAGGTCTTCCTCAGACAACCGACCTGCACACGGAAATTTGGCAGTGAATACACTGATGCATGAAACTGTCTGTGTTCAGGACTAAATATATTTGCCTTACATTTATAGGATGATGTGCAGCTGTGGCTGTCCCATGTTGCCTTCTGTAAGAAATGGGTATGTCAAACAAGTAATTTCCTCATTACTTTTTCAGACAATAGGCATTAGTTAACCTTTATTGttgtgcttccccccccccataaccaGAACACAAAGTCTCGACTCAGCAAGGTTTTCTCCTCTATGCTGGCCATCCATCCCGACAAACCAGGTAAATTTACACAAAATAGTTCAGTTTAATTGGTTTAAATTATTTGGGATGTGACGTTTTCTGTAATAAGCCACGCCCTCTTATTATAAACTGTGTGTCTAATGGATGCCACACGTGACCCATACTCGGCTCAACTCAGACCCGACTTAGCTCAGCCATTGATAAATCAGCCTCTGTTTAACCAGTGTACtcatgagtaaaaaaaaaaagagcggttacatttatgaaaattgaACAATTAACACGTTGAGTGTTTTCGTTACAATTGAATCAGTTATGATTTTGATCAGATGTtgtctgcaggtgtgtttttaaaaacaattttatagACCAAGCCCATCTGAAATTTAAGATATCAGCCAGTGACTAGGGAGGTTATTGTAATTTGGATTCTGTGTGAATAATTGTATTCAAAGTCATCATATTGGGGAATTTTATAATATACCTCATGTACtggctatttgggggttcaggcctggtgtttgctctgtttgtaGTGAAGGGCAGACAGAATGACTGGCTTCCTCTTTCCCATTTAGCCCTGTGGATCATGGCTGCCAAGTTCGAGATGGAGGATCGGAATTCGTCTGAAAGTGCCAGGCACCTTTTCTTGCGGGCTTTGCGCTTTCACCCCAAGAGTGAGAAAATCTACCAAGAGGTGAGGAGCGGGTTTAGTCCCTGTGTTGTTAccatttttatacggtctatggttgtTACTTAGGGGGAGAACCCCGATCACACCGGCCATCCAGCTAAAAATACTGGAGGAGCTATCAGGTCCTCTTAAGTCTAACACCCCAAAACTGCATCTGAGGACAAAGGCAAGCTTTTGGCTGCCATTCTCACGCTTGCGGTGTCTTGGTCTTGGTGTTCTCTGATATGGCTGAGATCATGGTTTATTCAACAGCGCAGTCAGAACtagattttgtgtgtgtctgtctgtgtctgtctgtgtgcgtgtgtgtgtgtgtgtgtgtgtgtgtgtgtgtggggggggggggggggggggggggcagtgcacTCTGACATCATCCTGACTCGTCTCCCTCATCTCTCCGGACAGTACTTGCGCATGGAGCTGATGCACGCGGAGAAGCTGAGGAAACaacagcaggagctggagcaggccaAGGTGGACCTGGTGGGTTCGGCCTCAGATTCTGAATATCAAACCGGATTGGCAGCTGGTTTGTCCCTCTGTCCTGTGTGCTTTGTGGCTTCATGAGGTTCCTGGTCGGTAAAGTGGTTTCCGGTGATGTATTGCAACTTATGAAAATTGATAATGAGGCATCTGAAATTTTTAAGCTTGAATGTTAGGAACATGGAGCCAGACATCATTTGTCAGGAGAATCTGTGGATaattctcccccctcccctacatATCCTGTCAATGATGGACTGAGTTTTCCTTTGACAGGGTCCTAATATGAGCCTTTTATGTTCCACAGGGAGAGTACGAGTTCTCCGCAGAGATCATGGATGCTAGGCTGGCTGAGATTGTATACAGAGACGCAACTGAAAAAATTCAAGGTACAATTTTGATATGTACCGCACAGCTCTGCATGAAAACTGTTTTGATTGTTTGAGTAGTGCAATGCAGAGGCCTGTTACCCGTGTGCTCTTCCCAGGCGCTGAGTTTGTGCTGTCCCTCTTGAAAATTGCTGAGATTTTCGACTTCACGAAGACACTGCAGGACTTCATAATTCAGGAGTGAGACTGGATTTTGTGTTCTCTTATTTATCATGAACTAAATAATGCAGGTAGTGAACCACAGAATGGCATGATGTAGGTTTTcatcatttctgtgtgtgtgtgtgtctgtgtgtgtgtgtgttcagcctgCAGAGCAGATACGCCGACGACCCCCTCACCTGGGACTATATGGCCAAGCGGGAGTTGGAGGCGGGGTTGGGGGCGGAGATGGGGGCGGTGCCATCGACGGCCAAGGGCCGTGCGACGGACATCGCCAGGAGAGAGGAGCGGTGCTGCCTGGTGTACGAGGAGGGCCTGACGAGCCTCAATTCAGGTACATAGACTGGCTGACAGGCTCcgacac
Protein-coding sequences here:
- the utp6 gene encoding U3 small nucleolar RNA-associated protein 6 homolog, whose protein sequence is MAEIIQQRIEDRIPELEQLERVGLFTKNEVKAMIKKATALEYKLHRVTICKEDFITYIQHEINVLELIKKRRSRIGYHFKREEIELTIMQRINNVFRRATAKWKDDVQLWLSHVAFCKKWNTKSRLSKVFSSMLAIHPDKPALWIMAAKFEMEDRNSSESARHLFLRALRFHPKSEKIYQEYLRMELMHAEKLRKQQQELEQAKVDLGEYEFSAEIMDARLAEIVYRDATEKIQGAEFVLSLLKIAEIFDFTKTLQDFIIQDLQSRYADDPLTWDYMAKRELEAGLGAEMGAVPSTAKGRATDIARREERCCLVYEEGLTSLNSEAMWSCYITFCLDRFKRKTNVQELKDKRQEKLLEALQRADESSLLQEPFYKKWLQVLVAAGDTESASRVAMAATKRFSQSVQTWSCSLQLLVQLGSADAGRLFQEALKHVNPKESLPLWLLQVEWSASSQSPEDTEALFQRGLSSPVPAVSMEMKEKYLDWSYRTGGYKKARKTFTSLHESRPFSKAFFTRMIQIEKEQELPKISNLRDYYERALREFGSTDDELWLSYIREELSPRGNPENCGKIHWRAMKSLEGQCVENFVSQYTLLQTGHI